Below is a window of Streptomyces qaidamensis DNA.
GCTCGGCGCCGGAGAGTTCGGGGCCGGGCGCGTTGATCTTCGTCAGGACGCCGTCGGACTCGGCGAGGGCGATGTTGGAGCGGGTGGCCCCGGCGACCGGGACGGGCGCGACCTCGATGCCCTGCTGGTCGAGCAGATCGGCGACGAGGGCGCCCGGAGCGCCGCCCAGGGGCAGGACCGCCACCGTGCGCTGCCCCGCCGCGGCGACGGCGCGCGAGACGTTCACGCCCTTGCCGCCCGGGTCCATCCGCTCGCCGGTGGCGCGGATGACCTCGCCGCGGTCGAGGGACGGCACCTCGTAGGTGCGGTCCAGGGACGGGTTGGGGGTGACGGTGAGGATCATGCGCGCACTACTTCCGTGCCGCCGCGCTCGATCGCGACGGCGTCTTCGGGGCTCAGCCCGCTGTCGGTGATCAGCAGGTCCACATCGCTCAGGTCGCCGAAGCGGGCGAAGTGCTCCTGGCCGTGCTTGGAGGAGTCGGCGAGCAGCACCACGCGGCGGGCGGCGGCCACGGCCGCGCGCTTGACCGCGGCCTCGGCGAGGTCGGGGGTGGTCAGACCGTGCTCGGCGGAGAAGCCGTTGGCGGCCACGAACAGCACGTCGGCGCGGATCTCGCCGTACGCCCTGAGCGCCCAGGCGTCCACGGCGGCGCGGGTGCGGTGCCGTACGCGCCCTCCGATGAGGTGGAGCTGGATGCCGGGGTGGTCGGCGAGGCGGGCGGCGATGGGGAGGCTGTGCGTGACGACGGTGAGGGAGGCCTCCAGCGGGAGGGCGGCGGCCATCCGGGCCACCGTCGTCCCGGCGTCGAGGATGACCGTGCCCTCACCGGGCAGTTCCGCGAGGGCGGCCTTGGCGATGCCGTCCTTCTGGTCGGCGGCGGTCGTCTCGCGCTCGGCGAGGTCCGGCTCGAAGTCGAGGCGCCCGGCCGGGATGGCCCCGCCGTGCACCCGGCGGACCAGTCCGGCGCGGTCGAGGGCCTTCAGATCCCGGCGAATCGTCTCCGCCGTCACCTGGAACTCCTCGGCCAGCGACACGACATCCACTCGGCCGCCGTCACGGGCGAGCCGGAGGATCTCCTGCTGCCGCTCCGGTGCGTACATGTCCGTTCGCCTCCGCTCATGCCCGAACGTGTGGTTTCAGCGGGAGGCTACGCCGAGATTTCCGCAAAGTAAACAGCTTCGGACCCAATCGGGCATGATCGGAAACACAGGCGGGCCCGACACCGGAGGTGCCGAGCCCGACGCGTTGCGATCGCCGCCCTAGGAGACCAGCACCGGTTCCTTCTCCCCCACCGGCACCTGCTCGCCCTCCACGTGCTGCGCGGGCCGCTTCGGCAGCGCGAACATCAGCAGGAAGATGGCGCCCATCACCGCGGCGACCCAGCAGAGCGCGTTCTGGAAGGCGTCCGCGAAGGCGGGACCGATCTGCTCGGGCCGCAGGTGGTCGGAGATCGTGCCGAAGAACACCACCGACACCAGACCGAGCCCCAGCGCGTTGCCCATCTGCTGCACGGTGTTGATCAGCCCCGACGCCGAACCGGCGTGCTCGCGCGGCACCTCCGAGAGGATCGCGTCGGTCAGCGGCGCGACGATCAGGCCCATGCCCACGCCCATCACGACGAGCGGGAGGGCCATCTGCCAGGGCGCTATGGCGAGGCCGTAGTGCCCGGCCTCCCAGATGTAGAGCAGCACCCCGGCCGCCATCACCAGCGCGCCTGCCTGGAGCACCTTGCGCCCGAAGCGCGGGACCAGCTTCTGCACCGACATCCCGGCCGCCACCGACACGGCGATCGAGAACGGCACCCCGGTCAGCCCGGCCTTCAGCGGACTCCAGCCCAGCCCGAACTGCATGTACAGCGTCCACACCAGGAAGAACACGCCGAGCGCGACCCCGAAGACGGTCTGCACGGCGATCCCGGCCGCGAAGCTCTTGACCTTGAACAGTGACAGCTCGACCAGCGGGGAGCCGTCCCGCGCGGCCTTGCGCCTCTCGTACGCCACCAGAGCCGCGAGGACGACGAGCGACCCGGCCATCGAGACGTACCCCCACACCGGCCAGTCCAGCTCGCGGCCACGGATGAGCGGGTAGAGCAGCATCAGCAGGCCCAGCGTCACGAGCGCGACACCCACCAGGTCCAGCTTCAGGGCGCGCGGCGCCTTGGACTCGCTGATGAAGCGGCTGCCGAGGATCAGGCCGGCGACACCCACCGGCAGGTTGATCAGGAAGATCGACCGCCACTCCCAGCCGAACAGGTTCCACTCGGTCAGCAGCGCGCCCAGCAGCGGACCGGACACGGCCCCGAGGCCGACGACCGCCCCGAACAGGCCGAAGACCTTGCCCCGTTCGTGCGCCGGGAAGGTCGCGTGCACGATCGACAGCACCTGCGGCACCATCAGCGCCGCCATGCCGCCCTGCAGGAACCGCGAGGCGACCAGCATCTCCGGGTTCACCGCGAGACCGCACAGCGCGGAGGCGACCGTGAACCCGCCGATGCCGACGAGGAAGACCCGCTTGCGGCCGTGGATGTCGCCGAGCCGTCCGCCGGTGATCAGCCCGGCGGCGAAGGCGAGGGCGTAACCAGCGGTGATCCACTGGATCTGGCTGAAGGAGGCGCCCGCCTCCCGCTGGATCGAGGGGATCGCGATGTTGACGATCGTCACGTCGACGAGGTCCATGAAGGCCGCGGTCATCACGATCGCGAGGGCGAACCAGCGCCGGCGGTCGGTCCCGCCGCCCGCCGTGCCGAGGGTGGTGTCGGTGGAGTTCATGGTGCGAAGTTAGGCCCCCATTAGGTCAGATGGTGTCCTAGTGGTGCGGCATCCTCTTCGGTATGACGACGGACACTCCGGCTCGGCTGCTGACCCTCCTCTCCCTTCTTCAGACGCCCCGCGAATGGCCCGGCGGCGAGCTCTCCGAGCGGCTCGGGGTCTCCCGTCGCACGGTCCGGCGGGACATCGACCGGCTGCGCGAGCTGGGCTACCCCGTGCAGGCGACCATGGGCGCCGACGGCGGTTACCGGCTGGTCGCCGGCAAGGCCATGCCGCCGCTCGTGCTCGACGACGAGGAGGCCGTGGCCATCGCTGTCGGGCTGCGCGCCGGGGCCGGGCACGCGGTGGAGGGCCTCGACGAGGCGTCGGTGCGGGCGCTGGCCAAGCTGGAGCAGGTCCTGCCGGGCCGGCTGCGCCACCGCGTGACCACCCTCCAGGCCGCTACCACCCCACTGACCAGCGGGGACGGGCCGAGCATCGCGCCCGAGACGCTGACCGTCATGGCCTCGACGGTGGCCGGGCACGAGCGGCTGCGGTTCGCCTACCGGGCCGCAGACGGCACCGAGTCGCGGCGCCTGACGGAGCCGTACCGGCTGGTGTCGACGGGCCGCCGCTGGTACCTCGTGGCGTACGACATCGACCGGGACGACTGGCGCACGTTCCGCGTCGACCGGGTCAGCGAGCCGTTCGCCACGGGGGCCCGGTTCGCACCGCGCGAACTGCCGACGGGAAACGCGGCCGAGTACCTGCGGCGCTCGATGCAACGGCAGCAGCAGTCCTACGACTTCGAGGTCACGTTCGCCGCACCGGCCGACTTCGTCGCCGCCCGGGTGCCCCACTGGCTGGGCACGCCCGAGCCGCTGGACGACGACAGCTGCCGGCTGCGCGGGTCCGCCGGGGACGCCGTGCAGTGGGTGGCGTTCCGGCTGGCGATGCTGGAGTGCGACTTCGTGGTGCACGAACCGGCGGAACTCGTGACGGCCGTCAGGGAGTTGGGGGCGCGGTTGAGCAGGGCGGCCGGCGGGCGGGGCACGGGCGGGGGGTGAGCCCGGGCCGCGTCCCCCACGAGAAGTCCCGCAGAGGGACGCAGGCGGGGCGTGAGCCGCCGCGTCACGGACCCCGCAACAAGTCTCCCGCAGAGCGACACCGGCGGAGCCTGAGCCGCCGCGTCACGGACCCCGCAACAAGTCTCCCGCAGAGCGACACCGGCGGAGCCTGAGCCGCCGCGTCACGGACCCCACGGGAAGTCCCGCAGGGCGGCGAGATTGCGCAGGGCGAGTTCCGCCGGACCGTCCGGACCCCCCACGGGCCCGTCCCCCGCGGCCCAGGCCTCCAACGCGGCACGGACGGCGGCGCTCGCCACGGCGGCGGCGAAGCGCGGCTCAGGGATGATCACGGGTGGCTCACCCGTCGCGGCAACGTTGTCGCCGCCACTGGGCACCCCTGTCGCGCCGGACATCCCGGGTGCGCCTGCACGTGTCACCCGTTCCGCCAGCACCTCCCCCAGCAGCCGCTCGGACGCCTGGCACGTCTCCGCCCACACCCTGCGCAGGGACGGGGTCGCCTCGGCCAGGCGCAGCAGCGTGCGGACCCACTCCCAGGACGCCGCCGAGACGCCGACGCCCGGGGTGAGGGAGTGGCGCACCCCCTGCTCCAGGGCGGCCAGGACCCCGGCGTCGGCGGGAGCGGCGCGCACCGCCTCCACCCAGCGCTGGGCGCCGGCCGCGTAGAGCGGGGCGACGGCCTCCTCCTTGGTGGCGAAGTACCGGTAGAAGGTGCGCGGGGCGATACCGGCGGCCTGGGCGATGTCCTCCGCACGGGTGGCCCGCAGGCCGTGCCGTACGAAGAGGCCGGCCGCCGCCCGGGCGATCTCCATACGTGTCTCGGCCTTCCGCCGCTCGGTCAGCGAGGGCGAAGGCGGGGTCGGGGTGGTGCTGCTCACGCCCGGCAGGCTATGCCCATGTGACACAATCTGCCATCTGGCGGGCCACCCCGTGGTTCAGGTACGGGGTGCCCCGCCCTCCGGAAAGAGAGCCGGGCCCCGGCGTCCGGGGGGAAGGACGCCGAAGCCCGGCTTCGGGGGATGTCCCGGCGCCGGGGGGAGTGCGACGGGACGTGGCTGTCGGGGTCAGGGGGTGTGCCCCGGGCTCGAACTGGTGGACCCAGAAGTCTTGTTCCCTGAGTCCGCCGATTGAAGCGGCGTTACATCGCCATGTTTGCGCGGTCTTTCGCCACCCGGCGTACGCGGTGCCCGCCGGGCGCACACGGTCCGTCACCCACTGGCCGCGGGAAACGAGTCGTACGCCCGGAGGCTCACCGCGTTCACCAGTCTCGCGCGCCACCTGGCGAAGGGGTGTTGCTCCGCCGGTTTCGCGCCACCCGGCGAAGGGGTGTTGCTCCGCCGGTTTCGCGCCGCCCTGCCCAAGGCGTTGTTCCGCCGGTTTCGCGCGCCCGGCGCAGGGGTGTTGCTCACCCGCGCGGGCCGGGCGTCACGCCGCCGCGTCGAACCCGGTGCTGCGAGCCAGCTTCTTCAGCTCCAGCAGCGCGTGCTTCTCGATCTGGCGGATGCGCTCGCGGGTCAGGCCGTGCTCCTTGCCGACCTCGGTCAGCGTGCGCTCCCGGCCGTCCTCGATGCCGTAGCGCATCTTGATGATGGAGGCCGTGCGCTGGTCGAGGCGGCCGATCAGGTCGTCGAGCTCCTCGCTGCGCAGCAGGGTGAGGACCGACTGCTCGGGCGACACCGCCGAGGTGTCCTCCAGGAGGTCGCCGAACTGGGTCTCGCCCTCGTCGTCCACCGACATGTTCAGCGAGACCGGGTCGCGGGCCCAGTCCAGGACGTCGGTGACGCGCTCCGGGTTGGAGCCGAGCTCGGCGGCGATCTCCGCGGGCTCCGGGTCCCGGCCGTGCTCGCGGTTGAACTCGCGCTGCACACGGCGGATCCGGCCGAGCTCCTCCACGAGGTGGACGGGCAGGCGGATCGTACGGGACTGGTCGGCTATGGACCGGGTGATGGCCTGGCGGATCCACCACGTGGCGTACGTGGAGAACTTGAAGCCCTTGCGGTAGTCGAACTTCTCGACCGCGCGCACCAGGCCGGCGTTGCCCTCCTGGATCAGGTCCAGCAGCGGCAGCCCGCTGCGGGGGTAGCGGCGGGCGACCGCGACGACCAGGCGCAGGTTGGAGCGGATGAAGACGTCCTTGGCACGCTCACTCGCGTCGACCAGGGCCTGCAGCTCCTCGGGCGAGGCCCCGGCCTTGTTCTCCTCCAGGCCGTCGAGGATCTGCTGTGCGAACACACCCGCTTCGATGATCTGAGACAGCTCGACCTCCTTGGCGGCGTCGAGCAGCGGTGTGCGCGCTATCTCGTCGAGGTACATGCCGACCAGGTCGCGGTCGGCGATCTCGCCGCCATGGGTGCGAACACTGCTTGCCGCATCGGCCGTCTCGCCGGTGGCGGACTGACGACGGGCGACGGCACGGGTTGCCATGCGAGCTCCCTTGCGATGGTGAGGTCAGCGGGTGGTCCTTCGGACGCTGGACTCCGTCTTCCGGGACTCTCCGGACTCTCCTCGGGTGCCCTGCATCCGATGGAAACAACGACTGGAATCAGGACAGAATTCCCAACCCGGCCTCCGATTTTTCTGATCATGCAGTACCCTGTCCGGCCACGCAGGGAGGCGCGATGCTGTCGGAACGTACAGAGGTGCAGGTCAGGCCGGGAGTCGAGAGGGACCTCGAAGCCCTCACGGCCCTCTACAACCACTATGTACGTGAGACGGCGATCACATTCGACACCGCGGTTTTCACTCCGGAGGAGCGCCGACCTTGGCTGCTCTCCCACCCTGAAGACGGGCCGCACCGCCTGATGGTTGCCACGACGGCGGACCCACAGGAGATTCTGGGCTACTCCACATCAAGCCCTTTCCGAACGAAGCCCGCCTATGCCACCTCCGTGGAGACGACCGTGTACGTCGCTCCGGACGCCGGTCGGCGCGGCGTCGGCACGCTCCTCTACACGGCCCTCTTCGAGGCCCTGTCCGGCGAGGACGTGCACCGCGCCTACGCGGGCATCGCGCTGCCGAACGAGGCATCGGCCCGGCTGCACGAGCGCCTCGGCTTCCGGCACGTCGGCACGTACCGGGAGGTGGGCCGCAAGTTCGGCCGGTACTGGGACGTGGCCTGGTACGAGAAGGAGCTGCCGTAACCGGAGGCGGTCAGCCGAACTGCACCGACCGCTTCGCCAGCCCCATCCAGAACCCGTCGATCACGGACTCCTGCGCGTCCAGCTCGCCTGTCGCGTCGGCCGCGCCCATCGTCACGAAGAGCGGGGCGAAGTGCTCGGTGCGCGGGTGGGCCAGCCGGCCCGCGGGGGACTTGCGGGTGAAGTCGAGCAGGGCGTCCACGTCACGCGCCTCCAGCGCCTGCCGGCCCCAGTCGTCGAACTCCGCCGACCAGGCGGGGATGCCACCCTGCCGCAGCGCGGCCAGGTTGTGCGTGAAGAAGCCCGAGCCGACGATGAGCACGCCCTCGTCCCGCAGGGGGGCGAGCCTGCGGCCGATCTCCATGAGCCGGACCGGGTCGAGCGTCGGCATGGACACCTGGAGCACCGGGAGGTCGGCCTCCGGGTACATCTCGACCAGCGGGACGTACGCGCCGTGGTCGAGGCCGCGGTCGGGGACGTCCTGGACGGGCATGCCGGGGGCGCGCAGCAGCTTGCGTACGGACTCGGCGAGCTCCGGTGCGCCGGGGGCGTCGTACTTCACCCGGTAGTAGTGCTCCGGGAAGCCCCAGAAGTCGTAGACGAGCGGGACGGGCTCGGTGGCGCCGAGGGCGAGCGGGGCCTCCTCCCAGTGGGCGGAGACGATCAGGACGGCCTTGGGACGCGGCAGTCCGGCGGACCAGGCGGCCAGCTCACCGGGCCAGACCGGGTCGTCGGCCAGGGGCGGGGCGCCGTGGCTGAGGTACAGAGCGGGCATGCGCTCCTGGGTGACGGCGGACATGCTGCGGCTCCCTCCAAAACGTGGTTCCCTACAAAACTGTACGGACCATTTGTTTAAAGTTCAAGGAGGAGCCACGTAAAGTGGAACGCATGAAGGCACCCGCATCCGTACCGACACCGGGCTCCGCCCAGGAGCCCCAGGAGCCCCAGGAGCCGCGCTGGCTCACCGACGAGGAGCAGCACGTCTGGCGTTCGTTCATGGAGGGCGTCACCCTCCTCGACGACCATCTCGACCGTCAGCTGCAGCGCGACGCGGGCATGCCGCACGTCTATTACGGCCTTCTGGTCAAGCTGGCCGAGGCGCCGCGGCGACGGCTGCGGATGACCGAGCTCGCGATGCTGGCGAAGATCACCCGGTCCCGGCTCTCGCACGCCGTCGCGCGGCTGGAGAAGAACGGCTGGGTGCGCCGGGAGGACTGCCCCGACGACAAGCGGGGCCAGTTCGCCGTCCTCACGGACGAGGGCTACGACGTGCTGCGCCAAACCGCGCCCGGCCATGTGGAGGCCGTACGCCAGGCGGTCTTCGACCGGCTCACGCCGCAACAGCAGAAGTCCCTCGGCGAGATCATGCGGATCGTCGCCGAGGGACTTCAGCCGGCCGAAGCGGGTGCGGACCTGCCCTGGCTGCGCTGACGCGCGAGCCGGGGCAGGTCCTGGATTCCGCAGGTGCGAGGCGTCCCCTTCCTCGCCCCTACGGGTGGCCCGAAGGGGTGCGGTGCGCGGGTGTCAGTGGGCGACGACCGGAATCTGCACCTCGTCCGCCGCGTCCTCGCCGGAGGACGCCGTCGTCGTACCGCCCGGGCGGCCGGCGTTGACGAAGGTCAGGGCGATCGCGGCGGCCACCACGAGGATGCCGACGGCGAACCAGATGGCGCTGGTGTAACCCTCCACCATGGCCTCCAGCTGGACCAGCTGCTGCTGGGACCGGCTGGTCGCCCCGGCGATGTGGTCGGCGACGTACGCCGTCGTCGCCGAGGCGGCGATGGTGTTCAGCAGGGCGGTGCCGATCGCGCCGCCCACCTGCTGCGAGGTGTTGACCATCGCGGAGGCGACACCGGAGTCCCGCGGCTCGACGCCCTGGGTGGC
It encodes the following:
- a CDS encoding DeoR/GlpR family DNA-binding transcription regulator, translating into MYAPERQQEILRLARDGGRVDVVSLAEEFQVTAETIRRDLKALDRAGLVRRVHGGAIPAGRLDFEPDLAERETTAADQKDGIAKAALAELPGEGTVILDAGTTVARMAAALPLEASLTVVTHSLPIAARLADHPGIQLHLIGGRVRHRTRAAVDAWALRAYGEIRADVLFVAANGFSAEHGLTTPDLAEAAVKRAAVAAARRVVLLADSSKHGQEHFARFGDLSDVDLLITDSGLSPEDAVAIERGGTEVVRA
- a CDS encoding MFS transporter, which encodes MNSTDTTLGTAGGGTDRRRWFALAIVMTAAFMDLVDVTIVNIAIPSIQREAGASFSQIQWITAGYALAFAAGLITGGRLGDIHGRKRVFLVGIGGFTVASALCGLAVNPEMLVASRFLQGGMAALMVPQVLSIVHATFPAHERGKVFGLFGAVVGLGAVSGPLLGALLTEWNLFGWEWRSIFLINLPVGVAGLILGSRFISESKAPRALKLDLVGVALVTLGLLMLLYPLIRGRELDWPVWGYVSMAGSLVVLAALVAYERRKAARDGSPLVELSLFKVKSFAAGIAVQTVFGVALGVFFLVWTLYMQFGLGWSPLKAGLTGVPFSIAVSVAAGMSVQKLVPRFGRKVLQAGALVMAAGVLLYIWEAGHYGLAIAPWQMALPLVVMGVGMGLIVAPLTDAILSEVPREHAGSASGLINTVQQMGNALGLGLVSVVFFGTISDHLRPEQIGPAFADAFQNALCWVAAVMGAIFLLMFALPKRPAQHVEGEQVPVGEKEPVLVS
- a CDS encoding helix-turn-helix transcriptional regulator, with product MTTDTPARLLTLLSLLQTPREWPGGELSERLGVSRRTVRRDIDRLRELGYPVQATMGADGGYRLVAGKAMPPLVLDDEEAVAIAVGLRAGAGHAVEGLDEASVRALAKLEQVLPGRLRHRVTTLQAATTPLTSGDGPSIAPETLTVMASTVAGHERLRFAYRAADGTESRRLTEPYRLVSTGRRWYLVAYDIDRDDWRTFRVDRVSEPFATGARFAPRELPTGNAAEYLRRSMQRQQQSYDFEVTFAAPADFVAARVPHWLGTPEPLDDDSCRLRGSAGDAVQWVAFRLAMLECDFVVHEPAELVTAVRELGARLSRAAGGRGTGGG
- a CDS encoding TetR/AcrR family transcriptional regulator, whose amino-acid sequence is MSSTTPTPPSPSLTERRKAETRMEIARAAAGLFVRHGLRATRAEDIAQAAGIAPRTFYRYFATKEEAVAPLYAAGAQRWVEAVRAAPADAGVLAALEQGVRHSLTPGVGVSAASWEWVRTLLRLAEATPSLRRVWAETCQASERLLGEVLAERVTRAGAPGMSGATGVPSGGDNVAATGEPPVIIPEPRFAAAVASAAVRAALEAWAAGDGPVGGPDGPAELALRNLAALRDFPWGP
- a CDS encoding sigma-70 family RNA polymerase sigma factor, whose translation is MATRAVARRQSATGETADAASSVRTHGGEIADRDLVGMYLDEIARTPLLDAAKEVELSQIIEAGVFAQQILDGLEENKAGASPEELQALVDASERAKDVFIRSNLRLVVAVARRYPRSGLPLLDLIQEGNAGLVRAVEKFDYRKGFKFSTYATWWIRQAITRSIADQSRTIRLPVHLVEELGRIRRVQREFNREHGRDPEPAEIAAELGSNPERVTDVLDWARDPVSLNMSVDDEGETQFGDLLEDTSAVSPEQSVLTLLRSEELDDLIGRLDQRTASIIKMRYGIEDGRERTLTEVGKEHGLTRERIRQIEKHALLELKKLARSTGFDAAA
- a CDS encoding GNAT family N-acetyltransferase, which codes for MLSERTEVQVRPGVERDLEALTALYNHYVRETAITFDTAVFTPEERRPWLLSHPEDGPHRLMVATTADPQEILGYSTSSPFRTKPAYATSVETTVYVAPDAGRRGVGTLLYTALFEALSGEDVHRAYAGIALPNEASARLHERLGFRHVGTYREVGRKFGRYWDVAWYEKELP
- a CDS encoding dioxygenase; the protein is MPALYLSHGAPPLADDPVWPGELAAWSAGLPRPKAVLIVSAHWEEAPLALGATEPVPLVYDFWGFPEHYYRVKYDAPGAPELAESVRKLLRAPGMPVQDVPDRGLDHGAYVPLVEMYPEADLPVLQVSMPTLDPVRLMEIGRRLAPLRDEGVLIVGSGFFTHNLAALRQGGIPAWSAEFDDWGRQALEARDVDALLDFTRKSPAGRLAHPRTEHFAPLFVTMGAADATGELDAQESVIDGFWMGLAKRSVQFG
- a CDS encoding MarR family winged helix-turn-helix transcriptional regulator, with the translated sequence MKAPASVPTPGSAQEPQEPQEPRWLTDEEQHVWRSFMEGVTLLDDHLDRQLQRDAGMPHVYYGLLVKLAEAPRRRLRMTELAMLAKITRSRLSHAVARLEKNGWVRREDCPDDKRGQFAVLTDEGYDVLRQTAPGHVEAVRQAVFDRLTPQQQKSLGEIMRIVAEGLQPAEAGADLPWLR